A genomic segment from Tuwongella immobilis encodes:
- the fabD gene encoding ACP S-malonyltransferase has protein sequence MAKVAFVFPGQGAQSIGMGKALIESSPAAAACFEQANDILGYDLRQLCLEGPIERLNSTEISQPAIFVVSMAALAVLRETEPSAFTDRIAVAGLSLGEYTALAAAEAIPFADALRLVALRGKAMQAAADATPSGMLSILMLEEPVIAELVEAAKPKGFIAIANRLCPGNIVVSGQTAAIDEIERLATEKGARTVRLAVAGAFHTPLMKPADEQLAAALASMTIQTPVVPVWSNVDAKPHTDPAEIRQLLVSQVLHPVLWEASMRGLLELGVEKFYELGPGRVLAGLMKRIHRKADFTNIGA, from the coding sequence ATGGCCAAGGTAGCGTTCGTATTCCCCGGTCAAGGGGCACAAAGCATCGGAATGGGCAAGGCTCTGATCGAGTCCAGCCCGGCTGCTGCCGCTTGCTTCGAGCAAGCCAACGACATTCTCGGCTATGATCTTCGCCAACTCTGCCTGGAAGGGCCGATCGAACGGCTCAATTCGACGGAAATCAGTCAACCGGCCATTTTCGTCGTGAGTATGGCGGCACTTGCGGTCCTCCGTGAGACGGAGCCGTCTGCCTTCACCGATCGAATCGCCGTCGCGGGACTCAGCCTCGGGGAATATACCGCACTGGCCGCCGCCGAGGCGATTCCGTTCGCCGATGCGCTGCGGCTGGTGGCCCTTCGCGGCAAAGCGATGCAAGCGGCGGCCGATGCCACGCCCAGCGGCATGCTCAGCATTCTGATGTTGGAAGAACCGGTGATCGCCGAATTGGTGGAAGCCGCGAAGCCCAAAGGGTTTATCGCCATCGCCAATCGGCTCTGTCCGGGAAATATCGTCGTCTCCGGTCAGACGGCCGCAATCGACGAAATCGAACGACTCGCCACGGAGAAGGGTGCCCGTACCGTGCGGCTCGCGGTCGCCGGGGCATTCCATACTCCGCTGATGAAGCCCGCGGACGAGCAACTCGCCGCCGCACTCGCCAGCATGACGATTCAGACCCCGGTGGTTCCGGTGTGGTCGAACGTCGATGCCAAACCGCACACCGACCCCGCCGAGATTCGCCAATTGCTCGTCTCGCAAGTCTTGCATCCGGTGCTTTGGGAAGCATCGATGCGCGGCTTGTTGGAGCTGGGAGTCGAGAAATTCTACGAGTTGGGACCGGGCCGCGTGCTGGCCGGCTTGATGAAACGGATCCACCGGAAGGCGGATTTCACGAATATCGGGGCATAA
- the rpmF gene encoding 50S ribosomal protein L32, giving the protein MAVPKRRTSHAKQGHRRSHHFVVAASVQYCGRCGSPVKAHTVCYNCGWSNSQKRELIAMGYEQEK; this is encoded by the coding sequence ATGGCAGTACCCAAACGGCGAACGTCGCATGCCAAACAAGGGCATCGTCGCAGCCATCATTTTGTTGTTGCGGCTTCGGTGCAGTATTGCGGTCGTTGCGGTAGCCCCGTGAAAGCCCATACCGTTTGCTACAACTGCGGTTGGTCGAATTCGCAAAAGCGGGAATTGATTGCGATGGGCTACGAACAGGAGAAGTGA
- a CDS encoding rhodanese-like domain-containing protein, which yields MKYLWMLFLTMIALSLGQAKEPVVISVPNNPAIDTPGFLKNTQDAVKHRENRRVTEEEFIRMSREPGTIILDARSKEKFDLLHIRGATHLNFSDITVESLKRVIPDPNTRILIYCNNNFKNALIPFPTKAIVAPLNLPTFVTLYSYGYRNVYELGPLLDPKSCKIEFESTKSAEPNVQSTVQSAR from the coding sequence ATGAAATATCTGTGGATGCTCTTTCTGACCATGATTGCATTGTCGCTGGGACAAGCCAAGGAACCCGTGGTGATTTCGGTGCCGAATAATCCGGCAATCGACACGCCGGGATTCTTGAAGAACACCCAAGACGCGGTGAAACACCGAGAAAATCGCCGCGTGACCGAAGAGGAATTCATTCGCATGAGCCGCGAACCGGGCACGATCATTCTGGATGCCCGCAGCAAAGAAAAATTCGATCTGCTGCACATTCGCGGGGCGACGCATCTGAATTTCTCGGACATCACCGTGGAAAGTTTGAAGCGCGTAATTCCCGACCCCAACACCCGCATCTTGATTTACTGCAACAACAATTTCAAAAACGCGCTCATCCCCTTCCCCACGAAGGCGATCGTCGCCCCGTTGAATCTCCCCACGTTCGTCACGCTGTATTCCTACGGTTATCGAAATGTCTACGAACTGGGACCACTTCTCGATCCGAAATCTTGCAAAATCGAATTTGAATCGACGAAATCTGCGGAACCAAACGTCCAATCTACAGTGCAATCCGCTCGCTAA
- a CDS encoding HIT family protein — protein sequence MDHLWAPWRLSYVSTNPPPNPGNPCFICRALECIDGPEADRANLLLWRRPHSAVVLNRFPYNNGHLLVVPNRHIGQFEELSDAEHLEMIDSLRVLQGIIRTSMQAEGFNIGLNLGRTAGAGVPGHLHWHLVPRWFGDTNFMPILTDTKVVVQALDALYDLLSRQLPTAA from the coding sequence ATGGACCACTTGTGGGCACCCTGGCGATTATCGTATGTTTCGACGAACCCGCCACCGAATCCGGGCAATCCCTGTTTCATCTGCCGAGCACTGGAATGCATCGATGGACCGGAGGCGGATCGGGCCAATCTGCTGCTGTGGCGTCGGCCCCACTCGGCGGTAGTGCTCAATCGCTTTCCGTATAATAACGGTCACTTGTTGGTGGTGCCCAATCGCCATATCGGCCAATTCGAGGAACTTTCCGACGCCGAACATCTCGAAATGATCGACAGCCTTCGTGTGCTGCAAGGCATCATTCGCACGAGCATGCAAGCCGAAGGCTTTAACATCGGTCTGAATTTGGGCCGAACGGCGGGGGCAGGTGTTCCCGGTCATCTTCATTGGCACTTGGTGCCGCGTTGGTTTGGCGATACAAACTTTATGCCGATTCTTACCGACACGAAAGTTGTGGTCCAAGCGTTGGATGCGCTCTACGACCTGCTTTCGCGGCAACTCCCGACCGCCGCATGA
- the fabF gene encoding beta-ketoacyl-ACP synthase II — protein MTRRRVVITGLGTINPLAHNVPDYWKGLLAGQSGIAKLTLFDTSAFRVQFGGEVKSFQPETWLDPRGVRRMDRFAQFALVASIEAVKDCGIDFSKEDPFRCGVILGSGIGGLNEFEEQHSRYREGGPSRINPFTIPKMIANSAAGLVSIHFGLAGPNTAISTACASAAHAITDATRSIQYNYADVMLCGGSEAAITAMGLGGFISARAVSSRNDDPAGASRPWDKDRDGFVLSEGAGMVVLEELEHAKRRGATIYAEVLGCGSTADAHHITAPHPEGIGASRAMSIALQDAELNPDQVQYINAHGTSTELGDEAETKAIKIVFGDHARKLMVSSTKSMIGHLLGASGGVELIACVLSIRDGVVHPTINYHTPDPACDLDYVPNQPREARVERVLSNSFGFGGHNCSLIIGAVR, from the coding sequence ATGACACGCCGACGCGTCGTCATCACCGGATTGGGTACCATCAACCCGCTAGCACACAACGTCCCCGACTACTGGAAGGGACTGCTCGCGGGTCAAAGCGGGATCGCCAAGCTGACGCTGTTTGATACTTCAGCGTTTCGCGTGCAATTCGGCGGTGAAGTCAAATCGTTCCAGCCCGAGACCTGGCTTGATCCCCGGGGCGTTCGGCGCATGGATCGATTTGCCCAGTTCGCTCTGGTGGCGTCGATCGAAGCGGTCAAAGATTGCGGAATCGACTTCTCCAAAGAAGATCCGTTCCGCTGCGGGGTGATTCTCGGCTCCGGGATTGGTGGCCTCAACGAGTTTGAGGAACAACATTCCCGGTACCGTGAAGGTGGCCCCAGCCGGATTAATCCCTTCACCATCCCCAAGATGATCGCCAACTCGGCTGCTGGCCTAGTGTCGATTCATTTTGGGCTGGCGGGACCGAATACGGCCATCTCGACCGCTTGTGCCTCTGCGGCGCATGCGATCACGGATGCCACCCGATCGATTCAATACAATTATGCGGATGTGATGCTGTGTGGCGGCTCCGAAGCCGCGATCACGGCGATGGGGCTGGGTGGGTTCATCTCCGCTCGAGCTGTCTCGTCTCGCAATGATGATCCTGCGGGGGCTAGCCGTCCTTGGGACAAAGACCGTGATGGCTTTGTGCTGAGCGAAGGGGCCGGGATGGTCGTGCTCGAAGAACTCGAACACGCCAAGCGCCGCGGGGCGACCATTTATGCGGAAGTCCTTGGCTGTGGCAGCACGGCCGATGCCCATCATATCACGGCACCGCATCCTGAAGGGATTGGCGCTTCGCGGGCGATGAGTATTGCCCTACAAGATGCCGAACTCAATCCGGATCAGGTGCAGTACATCAACGCTCACGGCACGAGCACCGAACTGGGCGATGAGGCCGAAACGAAGGCGATCAAGATTGTCTTTGGCGACCATGCCCGCAAGCTCATGGTGAGTAGCACCAAGAGCATGATTGGCCACCTGTTGGGGGCCAGCGGCGGGGTGGAACTCATTGCTTGTGTGCTGTCGATTCGTGATGGCGTGGTGCATCCGACGATTAACTACCACACCCCCGACCCGGCGTGTGATTTGGACTATGTTCCGAATCAACCCCGTGAAGCGCGTGTGGAACGGGTGCTCTCCAACAGCTTTGGCTTTGGTGGGCACAACTGCTCGCTGATTATCGGTGCGGTTCGTTAA
- a CDS encoding tetratricopeptide repeat protein, translated as MTSLRRFWGPFCCSLLAISGGQAADPPASSSPDPSGGSLTTPPKPNGNVNRSEIELVENIIAARRTYQTTLEKLRTFYIENGDNERARWAEEELLAFHRILKQSYRLDVGDVPPPNMVPAFNVREANELYRRAMLYKDRGFGSDFLDNQRRAELLLQQLLTQYPRCDKISDAAYQLGDIYESRAFRQYRRAAAYFERSFQWSKGTSTDARLRAARIYDKSLAERARAIELYREVKENDTDSARIQEADRRLAELSAR; from the coding sequence ATGACCTCATTGAGACGTTTCTGGGGACCGTTTTGCTGCTCACTGCTCGCCATTTCCGGCGGGCAAGCAGCCGATCCCCCGGCTTCCTCTTCTCCCGATCCATCCGGCGGTTCGTTGACCACTCCCCCGAAACCGAATGGGAATGTCAATCGCTCGGAAATCGAACTCGTTGAAAATATCATCGCGGCCCGTCGAACGTACCAGACCACGCTCGAAAAACTGCGCACGTTCTACATCGAAAACGGCGATAACGAACGGGCGCGCTGGGCTGAAGAAGAACTCCTTGCCTTTCACCGCATTCTCAAACAATCGTACCGTTTGGATGTCGGCGATGTGCCGCCGCCGAATATGGTCCCCGCGTTTAACGTCCGCGAGGCCAATGAGTTATATCGCCGCGCGATGCTCTACAAGGATCGTGGCTTTGGCAGCGATTTCTTGGATAATCAGCGCCGCGCCGAATTGTTGTTGCAACAACTGCTCACGCAGTATCCCCGTTGCGACAAAATTAGCGATGCCGCCTATCAACTCGGCGACATCTACGAAAGCCGCGCTTTCCGACAATATCGTCGGGCGGCTGCGTATTTCGAACGCTCGTTCCAATGGAGCAAAGGCACCAGCACCGATGCCCGATTGCGAGCGGCCCGCATCTACGACAAATCGTTGGCCGAACGGGCCCGCGCCATCGAACTGTACCGCGAAGTGAAGGAAAACGATACCGACTCCGCCCGCATCCAAGAAGCCGATCGTCGATTGGCGGAACTCTCGGCCCGGTAA
- the acpP gene encoding acyl carrier protein codes for MSVEERVINIVSEHLAVAKEKLTRTTNFIEDIGADSLDIVELIMELEEEFDIQIPDEEAQKIKTVGEAVDYIERELNKK; via the coding sequence GTGTCCGTCGAAGAACGCGTAATCAATATTGTGAGCGAACATTTGGCGGTGGCGAAAGAAAAGCTCACCCGGACGACTAACTTCATCGAAGATATCGGGGCCGACTCGCTCGACATCGTCGAACTCATCATGGAACTGGAAGAAGAATTCGATATCCAGATTCCGGATGAAGAAGCCCAGAAGATCAAGACCGTCGGCGAAGCCGTCGATTACATCGAGCGGGAGTTGAACAAGAAATGA
- a CDS encoding PIN/TRAM domain-containing protein, with amino-acid sequence MLLWLLRVCFVALALGISAGAYNIFRESNNSILFGIMGIIGVITICGLVLLTDLWEQNKQITTISAMYFGLLLGLVLGWLFFKATEPFLKLWLGYGENAIPPIVGLTQFLITVLCCYITISTLLQTKDEFRFIIPYVEFSKQVKGGKPLVLDTSVIIDGRIADLCDTRIIDTKLIVPRFVLQELQAIADSSDKLKRNRGRRGLDILKRMQTNTRIELEVHTANLPELREPGKGEERIRVDERLVIFTKAIGGRVVTNDFNLNKIAQLQGVDVINLNEIANSLKTVALPGENMVVKIVKAGDQIGQGVGYLDDGTMVVIEQGRAFIGQEMPIMVTSVLQTPAGRMIFGRVEGRPNGNPSTTGSGTHEKSSG; translated from the coding sequence GTGCTGTTGTGGCTGTTACGGGTCTGCTTCGTCGCCCTCGCTCTGGGGATTTCTGCCGGGGCGTACAATATTTTCCGCGAGTCGAATAATTCCATCTTATTCGGCATCATGGGAATTATCGGCGTCATCACCATCTGCGGGTTGGTTTTGCTGACCGACCTGTGGGAACAGAACAAGCAAATCACCACCATCTCGGCGATGTACTTTGGCCTGCTGTTGGGGCTGGTGCTGGGGTGGTTATTCTTCAAGGCAACCGAGCCGTTTTTGAAATTGTGGCTGGGCTACGGGGAGAACGCGATTCCTCCGATTGTCGGATTGACGCAATTTCTGATTACCGTCCTCTGTTGCTATATTACGATCTCCACACTGCTGCAAACCAAGGACGAATTTCGGTTTATTATCCCTTATGTCGAATTTTCCAAGCAGGTCAAGGGTGGAAAACCGCTGGTTTTGGATACCAGTGTGATTATCGATGGCCGAATTGCCGATCTGTGTGATACGCGGATCATCGACACGAAGTTGATTGTCCCGCGATTCGTGCTGCAAGAGTTGCAGGCGATTGCAGATAGTTCAGACAAGCTGAAACGCAACCGCGGTCGGCGTGGGCTGGACATTCTCAAGCGAATGCAAACGAACACACGCATCGAATTGGAGGTTCACACGGCCAACCTTCCCGAACTGCGCGAGCCCGGCAAAGGCGAAGAGCGGATTCGGGTCGATGAGCGTTTGGTGATTTTCACCAAAGCCATTGGGGGGCGAGTGGTTACCAATGACTTTAATCTGAATAAGATCGCCCAATTGCAGGGCGTCGATGTGATTAACCTCAACGAGATTGCCAATTCTCTCAAAACCGTGGCGCTGCCCGGGGAGAATATGGTCGTCAAAATCGTCAAGGCTGGCGATCAGATCGGTCAAGGCGTGGGATACTTAGACGATGGCACAATGGTTGTCATTGAGCAAGGCCGCGCCTTCATTGGGCAAGAAATGCCCATCATGGTCACCAGCGTGCTGCAAACTCCCGCGGGTCGCATGATCTTTGGTCGCGTCGAAGGCCGTCCCAACGGAAATCCTTCCACCACCGGATCCGGCACTCACGAAAAAAGCTCCGGGTGA
- a CDS encoding deoxyguanosinetriphosphate triphosphohydrolase yields MMSASPLDWFELEAQTLAPYAMHSRDSRGRQYPEAAHPFRSIYQRDRERIVHSTGFRRLMGKTQVLVAHINDHHRTRLTHTLEVAQIARTIARRLRLNEDLTEAIALAHDLGHPPFGHAGEEALHECLRDHGGFDHNLQGLRQVDEREDRYPEYPGLNLSWELRESFVQHSKRRDRPELAEFWQVGSPLLEAQLVDTVDSLAYDVHDVDDALGIGLISLDDLESVTFWHEAAKPVRLDHPELRGDRFRTAVLRELINWQVSDLLRETESRLVQHGIRHTADVRACPEPLVEFSQPVRELKVELETFLFRRVYKHHRVLRMASKGQMFVKSLFAAYVENPELLPPRHLRRWSGAPLRVQQGVAATAPPAGRPMMRIEPIIGDYLAGMTDRYAQQEYHRLLLPGADL; encoded by the coding sequence ATGATGTCCGCATCCCCTTTGGATTGGTTCGAGCTGGAAGCTCAGACATTGGCCCCGTATGCGATGCACTCTCGGGATAGCCGTGGGAGACAGTATCCCGAAGCGGCGCATCCGTTTCGGTCGATTTATCAGCGCGATCGAGAACGGATTGTCCACTCCACGGGATTTCGTCGGTTGATGGGCAAGACGCAGGTGCTGGTCGCTCATATTAACGACCACCACCGCACCCGCCTGACGCACACCTTGGAAGTGGCCCAGATTGCCCGCACGATTGCCCGCCGACTTCGTTTGAACGAGGATCTCACCGAAGCCATTGCGTTGGCCCACGATTTGGGGCATCCGCCGTTTGGTCATGCCGGCGAAGAAGCCTTGCACGAATGTCTGCGCGATCATGGCGGATTCGATCACAACCTGCAAGGCTTGCGGCAAGTCGATGAGCGCGAGGATCGTTATCCGGAGTATCCCGGCTTGAATTTGTCGTGGGAGCTTCGTGAATCGTTTGTGCAGCACAGCAAACGCCGCGATCGTCCCGAGTTGGCCGAGTTTTGGCAGGTGGGTTCCCCGCTGTTGGAAGCCCAACTCGTCGATACGGTGGATAGCTTGGCATATGATGTGCATGATGTGGATGATGCGCTGGGAATTGGACTGATTTCGCTGGATGATCTGGAGAGCGTCACATTCTGGCACGAGGCGGCCAAGCCCGTGCGACTGGACCATCCGGAATTGCGCGGGGATCGGTTTCGCACGGCCGTGCTGCGCGAACTCATCAACTGGCAGGTGAGCGATTTGCTGCGGGAAACCGAATCGCGGCTGGTCCAGCATGGCATTCGCCACACGGCGGATGTCCGGGCCTGTCCCGAGCCGCTGGTGGAATTTAGTCAGCCGGTCCGCGAATTGAAGGTGGAGTTGGAGACGTTTTTATTTCGGCGTGTGTATAAACATCACCGAGTGTTGCGAATGGCAAGCAAAGGGCAAATGTTTGTCAAATCGCTCTTTGCGGCGTATGTGGAGAATCCGGAGTTGTTGCCCCCTCGGCATTTGCGTCGCTGGAGTGGTGCCCCGCTGCGCGTGCAGCAAGGTGTGGCTGCCACCGCTCCTCCCGCGGGTCGCCCGATGATGCGAATTGAGCCGATCATCGGCGATTACCTGGCTGGCATGACCGATCGCTATGCCCAACAGGAATATCACCGTCTGTTACTTCCGGGGGCAGACTTATAG
- the plsX gene encoding phosphate acyltransferase PlsX, producing MRIALDAMGGDHAPGPIVTGAVQALQADPDLKLILVGDQEQVEACLAGHPDAPLDRVELVHSAHVIGMQESPVEAMRTKVDNSITRCWQLLAEGRAAGIVGAGHTGAMVAGGLRLKRFLPKVRRPAIATVMPTLKGPCIILDVGANIAPKPQHLVQYGVMGSIYAKHILGREQPTIGLMNVGEEAGKGHELAKTTHGLFNSSPLKERFIGNIEGRDIHRGAVDVVVTDGFTGNVVLKVCEGMFEFIMKMVGQSVFGVLHHEKALAMSAVQELVAKYDYSAFGGAPLLGIDGVCIICHGSSKERAIQNAIGVASQHLRSNLNQRIVQELEAMPSLGEDE from the coding sequence ATGCGCATCGCTCTGGACGCGATGGGCGGCGATCACGCCCCCGGCCCAATTGTCACCGGCGCGGTTCAAGCCCTTCAGGCCGACCCCGATCTGAAGCTGATCCTCGTTGGCGATCAGGAACAGGTCGAAGCATGCCTCGCGGGACATCCCGATGCACCGCTCGACCGCGTCGAATTGGTACACTCCGCCCACGTGATCGGGATGCAAGAATCCCCCGTGGAAGCGATGCGCACCAAGGTCGATAACTCGATCACCCGCTGCTGGCAGCTTTTGGCTGAAGGCCGAGCAGCCGGGATCGTCGGTGCCGGTCACACGGGGGCCATGGTCGCCGGTGGCTTGCGCCTTAAGCGGTTTCTGCCCAAAGTTCGACGGCCCGCCATTGCGACGGTGATGCCGACCCTCAAAGGTCCGTGCATTATTCTGGATGTCGGTGCCAACATTGCTCCCAAACCGCAACATCTGGTGCAGTACGGGGTGATGGGCAGCATCTACGCCAAACATATCCTCGGTCGCGAACAGCCGACGATCGGGTTGATGAATGTCGGCGAAGAAGCCGGCAAAGGGCACGAACTCGCCAAGACCACGCATGGCTTGTTCAATTCCAGCCCGCTGAAAGAACGGTTCATCGGCAATATCGAAGGCCGAGATATCCATCGCGGTGCCGTCGATGTGGTCGTGACTGATGGCTTTACCGGCAACGTCGTGCTGAAAGTTTGCGAAGGCATGTTCGAGTTCATCATGAAGATGGTGGGCCAGAGCGTCTTCGGCGTCTTGCATCACGAAAAAGCGTTGGCGATGAGCGCGGTTCAGGAATTGGTGGCCAAGTACGACTACAGTGCGTTCGGCGGCGCGCCCCTGTTGGGGATCGACGGCGTCTGCATCATTTGCCATGGTAGCTCCAAAGAGCGGGCGATTCAAAACGCCATCGGGGTTGCCAGTCAGCATTTGCGAAGCAATCTGAATCAGCGCATCGTTCAAGAACTGGAAGCGATGCCCAGTCTCGGGGAAGACGAATAA